The Neptunomonas concharum genomic interval CTGGGGGGATATGCATTATCCCACTTAGCTAGCACCGTTGAAGAACAGATTGGCCTAAGAGCGCTCCAGATGGCAAATGCCGTTGCACAGATGCCTGCTGTTATTTATGGGGTCAAATCCCGCGATTCAGAGTCTCTACAAACACTGGTTGAAACAATACGCAAGACAGGAGATGCCCGATTTATCGTAATAGGCGATACACAGGGCATTCGGTTCACACATCCCATCCCAGAGCGGATAGGCAAACCCCGAGTAGGTGACGACAATGAACCGGCTCTTAAAGAGGGGAAGTCCTATATCTCCAAAGCAACCGGATCACTCGGCCCCTCCATCCGTGGTAAAGCTCCCGTTATCGACCGTTATGGCCAAATCATTGGTGTCGTATCGGTGGGTTATATGGTGGACAAAGTGGATTACATCATTGACAACTATCAGCGCAACATACTATTTACGATGCTCATTGCGCTGGCAGCGTCGACCTACTTTGCAATTTTGATCTCTAAATATATTAAGAAGCTGATTTTTGGTCTGGAACCGGAAGAGATTGCGCGTTTATTTAATGAGCGAAATGCCACGCTGGAGTCGATTAGGGAAGGGGTCATCTCTGTTAATGCCGACGGCATCATTACGACATTCAACCGTGCTGCTATCGAAACACTTGGCTTAGAGCCTAATCAAATTCTCAACGGCAAGCCTCTTCGGGAGGTCTTACCTAACACCAACCTTCTAGAGATTCTCGAAAGTGGTAAGCCCCAATTTGACCACGAGAGTTATGCGAATCAGAAAAGCATCATAGTGAACCGTATTCCGATTATCGACGAAGGCAAAGTGACCGGCGTTGTATCCAGCTTTAGACGCAAAGATGAGATGGAAGAAGTCAGCAGACAGCTAACCCGAATCCAACACTACGCTGAAACGCTGCGCAGCCAAGCTCATGAGTACTCCAATAAATTACATACCATCGCAGGACTCATAGAGATAGGTGCCACAGAACAAGCTTTGGAAATAATTGGACAAGAGACGCAAGATCACCAAGCGTTACTGCATTTCTTGGTCGATGCAGTAAAAGACCCTGTCCTGTCCGGCTGCTTATTAGGCAAATTTAACCGAGCCCACGAAATGGGGCTAAAATTAACCATTGATCAGGAGAGCCGTATCGACGTACTGCCTCCACATATTGCGGCAGAACAACTGGTGACGGTTCTAGGTAATATCTTAGACAACGCTTTTGAGGCCACACTTAAACACCACGGTAAAGAGATACAGCTATCCATGACTGATCTTGGTAACGATCTTATCTTCGAAGTCGAAGACCAAGGCGCTGGTATCCCACCTGCTGAGGTTAACCAAATTTTTGAAAAAGGCGTAAGCAGCAAGTCAGAAACAGGACATGGTTGGGGCTTATATCTAGCACGACAAATCATCAACCAACTGCATGGGCAGATAGAAGTTGAGTGCCCCAGTAAAGGAGGCTCACGCATCACTGTTTATCTACCTAAGAGGCAACACTCATGAAAACCATTAACGTGGTGATTATTGAAGACGATCCACGAATCGCTGAAATCCAGCATCGTTTTGTTGAGCGAATAGAAAACTTTCAGGTGGTAGGCATTGCACACTCCACCCGCGACGCTCAAGATCTTACCGAGCTCTTACAGCCCGATTTGTTACTCTTAGATATCCATTTTCCGGAAGGGAACGGCCTAGACTTTCTCCGTCAGATCCGCGCCGAGCATAACAAGGCGGATGTCATACTGATCACCGCGGCCAAAGAGGTTAGCACCCTCACCGAAGCGATGCATTGCGGCGTTTTTGACTACATTCTTAAGCCATTAATCTTTGAAAGACTCCAGCAAACACTGCTGACTTACTACAACCACCGCCTTAAACTTGAAGAGCTGCAAACGCTAAATCAACAGGATGTGGATCATTTAATTCCCAAAGGCGGCCAAGCTTCCCTTGAGCCGGCACCAACCCGCCTACCTAAGGGTATAGACGGGCTTACGCTGAGCAAAGTTCGAGAGCACTTTCTGCAAAACCCAAGCGAGCATATCAATGCGGAAGAGATGGGAGATGCCATTGGTACGAGCCGCACCACAGCCCGGCGCTATCTGGAGTATTTAGTCACAGAGGGTGAGATCAGCGCTGACGTTAGCTACGGCGGAGTCGGCCGTCCCGAACGTCGCTACCAAGCCAAATATAAATAAAAAAAAGAGAGCCGAAGCTCTCTAAAAATCCCAATCCACTCAAGCAGGCTGGGGTGCACGTTAATCGGTTCTGTTACTCTCCATCCACCGCTTGTTGAGCTTTCGCAAACCCAATACGGTTACGTATCATTTGTAGTAACGGTTGTCCAAACAGTGCAAGGAAAGCCAAAGCGAGAATACAAGCTGTCAATGGGCGTTCCCACATAAAGCTCAAACTACCATCATTGATGACCAATGCTCTGCGCAAATTATCTTCCAGCATCCCACCTAAAATATATCCAAGTAGCATCGGAGCCATCGGGAAATTAAGTAGTTTCAAGCCCAACGCGATCACACAGATGATCACCATCATCTGAATGTCGAAGGTATTGAAAGACACTAAATAAACACCGGTGAGCGAGAAGAATAATATCATCGGTATTAAAATAGGCCGTGGCACCACCAGTAAACGCGAGATATAGGGGATCAGAGGCAGGTTAAGTATTAAGAGCACTAAATTACCGAAATACATGGAGATAATCACCGACCAAAATACGTCAGGGTTATCTACAAATAATCGAGGCCCCGGCTGAATACCATAGGCAATTAAAGCGCCCAACATAATGGCGGTCGTACCCGAACCTGGAATACCCAAAGTTAACAAAGGTACAAAGGAGCCAGTAGATGCTGCATTATTTGCCGTTTCCGGTGCGGCCAGACCTCGTAATGCACCTTTTCCGAACATCAGCTTCTGTTTTAGAGGGGCCAGATTACGCTCAACACCGTATGCTAAGAACGCTGCAATGGTCGCTCCAGCACCGGGAAGAACACCAACGATAAAGCCTAATACTGAGGATCGAGCCACCGCAGGTGCCACTTCTTTCACCTCCTCCTTGGTCAGCTTCATACTGCCCAACTGGCTCATATCCGTCTCAGTACTCTCGTTGGCTGTTTTTTTGTCCATGACAGACATCACGACTTCTGCCAAAGCAAAAGTAGCCATAGCCAATAGCAGAAAGCTAATACCATCAATCAGATCGATCATGCCAAACGTAAAACGTTCTACTCCAGCAGAGCGATCCGTACCAACGGTTGCAATCATTAAACCACAGACCGTCATCATCAAGGCTTTGAGTACTTGCCCCTTACCCGAGAAGGCCGCCACGGCCGTGAGACCTAAGACCATTAAGGCGAAGTAATCCGTTGACTGAAAACTCAGCGATACTTTGGCCAACATAGGTGCAGCAACCAAAAGAAAAATGGCACCAATCGTACCGCCGGTAAATGACGAGTAAGCA includes:
- a CDS encoding ATP-binding protein, translated to MNNKKKNRLSFKLSLQTRVVLALSALVLIQTALLGGYALSHLASTVEEQIGLRALQMANAVAQMPAVIYGVKSRDSESLQTLVETIRKTGDARFIVIGDTQGIRFTHPIPERIGKPRVGDDNEPALKEGKSYISKATGSLGPSIRGKAPVIDRYGQIIGVVSVGYMVDKVDYIIDNYQRNILFTMLIALAASTYFAILISKYIKKLIFGLEPEEIARLFNERNATLESIREGVISVNADGIITTFNRAAIETLGLEPNQILNGKPLREVLPNTNLLEILESGKPQFDHESYANQKSIIVNRIPIIDEGKVTGVVSSFRRKDEMEEVSRQLTRIQHYAETLRSQAHEYSNKLHTIAGLIEIGATEQALEIIGQETQDHQALLHFLVDAVKDPVLSGCLLGKFNRAHEMGLKLTIDQESRIDVLPPHIAAEQLVTVLGNILDNAFEATLKHHGKEIQLSMTDLGNDLIFEVEDQGAGIPPAEVNQIFEKGVSSKSETGHGWGLYLARQIINQLHGQIEVECPSKGGSRITVYLPKRQHS
- a CDS encoding response regulator, which translates into the protein MKTINVVIIEDDPRIAEIQHRFVERIENFQVVGIAHSTRDAQDLTELLQPDLLLLDIHFPEGNGLDFLRQIRAEHNKADVILITAAKEVSTLTEAMHCGVFDYILKPLIFERLQQTLLTYYNHRLKLEELQTLNQQDVDHLIPKGGQASLEPAPTRLPKGIDGLTLSKVREHFLQNPSEHINAEEMGDAIGTSRTTARRYLEYLVTEGEISADVSYGGVGRPERRYQAKYK
- a CDS encoding tripartite tricarboxylate transporter permease, which produces MFDGILTGLLTAVMPFNLLMVFVGCFAGTFIGMLPGLGPVSAVALMIPVTYGLDPSSGIILMAGVYYGAVFGGSTSSILINAPGCSSTVVTAFDGYPLAQQGHAGKALALAAYSSFTGGTIGAIFLLVAAPMLAKVSLSFQSTDYFALMVLGLTAVAAFSGKGQVLKALMMTVCGLMIATVGTDRSAGVERFTFGMIDLIDGISFLLLAMATFALAEVVMSVMDKKTANESTETDMSQLGSMKLTKEEVKEVAPAVARSSVLGFIVGVLPGAGATIAAFLAYGVERNLAPLKQKLMFGKGALRGLAAPETANNAASTGSFVPLLTLGIPGSGTTAIMLGALIAYGIQPGPRLFVDNPDVFWSVIISMYFGNLVLLILNLPLIPYISRLLVVPRPILIPMILFFSLTGVYLVSFNTFDIQMMVIICVIALGLKLLNFPMAPMLLGYILGGMLEDNLRRALVINDGSLSFMWERPLTACILALAFLALFGQPLLQMIRNRIGFAKAQQAVDGE